A stretch of Gemmatimonas aurantiaca T-27 DNA encodes these proteins:
- a CDS encoding serine hydrolase — MPLTELLAHTSGMINSVSALVGASTTNLPAARMPWTDHALRQQPNNARGTYYYSNTAFGMAGAMIERAWSSTYETLMQQRLFTPLGLVGVGWGPTTAAGANDQPQGHRLQGSTWVVCEGCDNPPGLSSAGTVHMPLRAWARIMQELLLADQGRSTLLTQTTARFLVCGCAVAGRCGGSNGWMR; from the coding sequence GTGCCGCTCACCGAACTGCTCGCCCACACCAGCGGCATGATCAACTCGGTGTCGGCGCTGGTGGGCGCGAGCACCACCAACCTGCCCGCCGCGCGCATGCCGTGGACCGATCACGCGCTGCGTCAGCAACCCAACAACGCCCGCGGCACGTACTACTACAGCAACACCGCGTTTGGCATGGCGGGTGCGATGATCGAGCGTGCGTGGTCGAGCACGTACGAAACGCTCATGCAGCAGCGCCTGTTCACCCCACTCGGTCTCGTGGGTGTGGGCTGGGGTCCCACCACTGCGGCCGGCGCCAATGATCAGCCGCAGGGACATCGCCTGCAGGGCAGTACCTGGGTGGTGTGCGAAGGGTGCGACAATCCGCCCGGACTGTCGTCAGCGGGTACGGTACACATGCCGCTGCGGGCGTGGGCGCGCATCATGCAGGAGCTGCTGCTGGCCGATCAGGGACGCAGCACGCTGCTCACGCAGACCACCGCGCGATTCCTCGTTTGTGGGTGCGCCGTAGCGGGCCGGTGTGGTGGCTCGAATGGCTGGATGCGGTGA